One part of the Thermodesulfobacteriota bacterium genome encodes these proteins:
- a CDS encoding citrate/2-methylcitrate synthase has translation MNDNLSIINKGLRGVTVASTKISDVDGQAGKLIYRGYLVQDLAERTSFEEVAHLLLFEKLPDRKELESFTKRLKQARDIPPAIIEALKTRPPDSLPMDILQASIPLIANHDPDIGNSSLEACRGRAISLIAKFPGIVAAWERIRNGKDIVPPNAELEHAANFLYMLKGKIPGADAEHFFDVGLVLHAEHSFNASTFSARQVASTRAHMYAAVTAAVGSLSGELHGGANVRVMEMLKRIGSVEKIQDYINRELDAGRVIFGLGHAVYKTDDPRALILAPMAQTMCNKMGEPHWYDISKQLEQKSKAAFKQRKGIDIFLNVDFYSASLYYAMGIPTDLFTPIFAISRIAGWTAHVLEEQFAEAAPKPALYRPGSDYIGEYCGPEECTFTPMDER, from the coding sequence ATGAATGACAATCTCTCGATCATCAATAAAGGCTTACGAGGTGTCACCGTGGCCAGTACAAAAATAAGTGATGTGGATGGCCAGGCGGGGAAGCTGATTTACCGGGGCTACCTGGTTCAGGATTTGGCGGAGCGAACGTCATTTGAAGAAGTGGCCCATCTTTTGCTTTTTGAAAAACTTCCGGATAGAAAAGAACTGGAAAGTTTTACCAAACGCCTTAAACAGGCCAGGGATATTCCTCCTGCAATAATTGAAGCACTTAAAACACGGCCGCCGGATTCATTGCCCATGGATATTCTTCAGGCGAGCATTCCTCTGATCGCCAATCATGATCCGGATATTGGAAATTCTTCTTTGGAGGCATGCCGAGGCAGAGCCATCAGCCTCATTGCAAAATTTCCCGGCATCGTCGCCGCATGGGAACGCATACGTAACGGAAAGGATATCGTACCGCCAAATGCAGAACTGGAACACGCGGCTAATTTTTTGTACATGCTGAAAGGGAAAATCCCTGGTGCCGATGCGGAACATTTTTTTGATGTCGGGCTGGTTTTACATGCAGAGCATTCTTTCAATGCATCGACTTTTTCCGCCAGGCAAGTCGCTTCGACCCGAGCCCACATGTATGCGGCTGTAACCGCAGCTGTCGGATCCCTGTCCGGTGAACTGCATGGTGGTGCAAATGTCCGGGTCATGGAGATGTTAAAACGCATCGGTTCCGTTGAAAAAATCCAGGATTACATCAACCGGGAGCTTGACGCCGGCCGGGTGATTTTCGGGCTGGGCCATGCGGTTTACAAAACGGATGATCCCCGGGCGCTGATTCTGGCACCCATGGCGCAAACCATGTGCAACAAGATGGGTGAGCCGCACTGGTACGACATTTCAAAACAACTTGAACAGAAGAGTAAGGCGGCGTTTAAACAACGAAAGGGGATAGACATCTTTCTGAATGTGGATTTTTACAGCGCTTCACTGTACTATGCCATGGGGATACCCACAGATCTGTTTACGCCGATATTTGCCATTTCCCGGATCGCCGGATGGACGGCGCATGTTCTGGAAGAACAGTTTGCGGAAGCTGCACCCAAGCCTGCCCTGTACCGCCCGGGATCTGACTATATTGGTGAATACTGCGGCCCGGAGGAATGTACTTTTACCCCTATGGATGAGCGATAA
- the icd gene encoding isocitrate dehydrogenase (NADP(+)): protein MTQGETITRHTDGSLNVPSFPIIPFIEGDGTGPDIWFAAKQALDSAVKFAYKGERQISWVEIFAGEKGYKQTGEWLPKQTLNTIEQHQIAIKGPLTTPVGKGIRSVNVAIRQKLDLYACVRPVKYIDHVPSPMKNPEKVNMVVFRENTEDLYAGIEWEAGGSAARHALEFLRVDMDVSLPEDSAIGIKPISKNKTKRLVKQAVLYAVENNLPSVCLMHKGNIMKFTEGAFRTWGYEVARDEFADRTLTETELFQQYNGIRPEGKVIIKDRIADMLFQQVLLRPEEYQVIATPNLNGDYLSDALAAQVGGLGMAPGANIGDTCAVFEATHGTAPKYAGKDVVNPGSLILSGAMMLRHMGWAEAADLVETALKTTIKDRIVTYDLARQIKGATQVKCSEFAKAMVNRMN from the coding sequence ATGACACAGGGAGAAACGATAACAAGACATACAGACGGTTCATTGAACGTGCCGAGTTTTCCCATTATTCCGTTTATCGAAGGGGACGGCACAGGCCCGGATATCTGGTTTGCTGCCAAACAGGCTTTAGACAGCGCTGTAAAGTTTGCCTACAAAGGAGAAAGGCAGATTTCATGGGTGGAAATATTTGCCGGAGAAAAGGGATACAAACAAACCGGCGAATGGCTGCCGAAACAAACATTAAATACCATTGAACAACACCAAATAGCCATCAAAGGACCTCTGACCACCCCGGTGGGGAAAGGCATCAGAAGTGTCAATGTGGCCATCAGACAAAAACTGGATCTTTATGCCTGTGTGCGGCCGGTGAAATATATTGATCATGTTCCCAGTCCTATGAAAAACCCGGAAAAGGTGAACATGGTGGTTTTCAGAGAAAACACCGAAGACCTGTATGCGGGGATTGAATGGGAGGCAGGAGGCAGTGCTGCCAGGCATGCACTGGAATTCTTACGTGTTGATATGGATGTCTCATTACCCGAAGATTCCGCCATAGGCATAAAACCGATCAGCAAAAACAAAACCAAAAGGCTGGTTAAACAGGCTGTTTTATACGCTGTGGAGAACAACTTGCCCAGTGTTTGCCTGATGCATAAAGGCAATATAATGAAGTTTACCGAAGGCGCTTTCCGCACATGGGGCTACGAGGTGGCAAGAGATGAATTTGCCGATAGGACTTTAACGGAAACAGAACTTTTTCAACAGTATAATGGCATCCGGCCGGAGGGAAAAGTGATCATCAAAGACCGGATTGCCGATATGCTCTTTCAGCAGGTGCTTTTGCGTCCCGAAGAATATCAGGTGATTGCCACTCCGAACTTAAACGGTGACTATCTGTCTGATGCCCTGGCAGCGCAGGTGGGGGGGCTGGGCATGGCTCCGGGTGCCAATATCGGCGACACCTGCGCCGTCTTTGAAGCCACCCACGGAACCGCACCGAAATATGCCGGTAAGGATGTGGTCAACCCCGGCTCCTTAATCCTCTCAGGAGCAATGATGCTGCGCCATATGGGATGGGCAGAGGCTGCCGATTTAGTGGAAACAGCACTTAAAACCACCATAAAAGATAGAATCGTCACTTACGATCTGGCGCGGCAGATTAAAGGTGCCACCCAGGTAAAGTGTTCTGAATTTGCCAAAGCGATGGTAAACAGGATGAACTGA
- a CDS encoding PAS domain S-box protein codes for MKRVDQVTQSLAKRFTKDYLFVSLIPVLLLLAFTVSGAFLIENHTSDLIRRSIDDLNENAEKELELLGQKIIRAKARDVAKQTAIFLNANPGLTMKALQKSQYFKNFTMQKVGETGYTCLYESGTGIMRIHPNPSFIDFDMQLLAEKLPSWWAIFEPTLSGKEVSGYYDWLEADQTLRRKYMTMTPVHEAFSGQTLMIAATTYIDEFSTPIASMKDKANKIRAHYQNFIFRQGVIISLALAVFLLFIFTCVYLLGRRSGLRYILPIEQLARAAKNLGKGKWEAGEYVVLLQRKDEIGELAKAFNNMQTQLRNLFFRLEQRLAELKLTQKALKQSEEHYRSLFDGVPVGLYRTTPDGNILDSNPTLVKILGYPDRQTFLGRNAQDLYVHPEDRNRWKMQIETQQSSEGFEIQMRQYNGTVIWVENFSRIVRNADGGILYYEGSLIDVTERKKLEAQLQYAQRMESIGTLAGGIAHDFNNLMMGIQGNISLLLFDIDRSFPHYKKLKNIEESIKSGARLTSQLLGYARKGKYEVRRLALNQIVAASAETFGRTRKEITINLRPVSDLHEIEADRTQIEQVLFNLFINAADAMPGKGDLSLKTMNVSRNDMVNKPYKPAAANYVMLQVTDTGEGMDTKTLERIFDPFFTTKGLGRGTGLGLASVYGIIKAHGGYIDVESEQGVGTTFYLYFPALDKTDSHTHISDEGPARVKPGKGMILLVDDEEIIMDVSTDMLEKLGYGVLKAVSGNKAIAAYQANSVEIDLVILDLIMPKMSGGEVYDKLKKINPQVKVLLSSGYSIDGQATEILGRGCNGFIQKPFNMEELSMKVNKILDSKKGG; via the coding sequence ATGAAGCGTGTCGATCAAGTCACTCAATCACTGGCCAAACGATTCACCAAAGATTACTTATTTGTATCGCTGATACCGGTTTTACTCCTTCTGGCCTTTACAGTGAGCGGAGCCTTTCTGATAGAAAATCACACCTCTGACCTGATTCGAAGATCAATTGATGATCTGAATGAAAATGCCGAAAAAGAGCTGGAACTGTTGGGTCAAAAAATTATCCGGGCTAAAGCCAGGGATGTCGCGAAACAAACCGCAATATTTCTCAACGCCAACCCGGGACTCACCATGAAAGCGCTCCAGAAAAGTCAGTATTTTAAAAACTTTACCATGCAAAAAGTCGGCGAGACCGGCTATACCTGTCTGTATGAGTCAGGTACCGGTATTATGCGGATTCACCCGAATCCAAGTTTCATTGACTTTGACATGCAATTACTGGCCGAGAAACTACCTTCATGGTGGGCCATCTTTGAACCGACACTTTCGGGTAAGGAAGTTTCAGGATACTATGATTGGCTTGAGGCAGATCAAACCCTAAGACGTAAATACATGACCATGACCCCGGTCCATGAAGCTTTCTCCGGTCAAACGCTGATGATTGCAGCCACAACTTATATCGATGAGTTTTCCACCCCGATTGCTTCAATGAAAGACAAAGCCAATAAAATCAGGGCTCACTATCAGAATTTTATTTTCCGCCAGGGAGTTATTATTTCGCTTGCCTTAGCTGTTTTTCTCCTGTTTATCTTTACCTGTGTCTACCTGTTAGGCCGTCGTTCAGGTCTTCGCTACATCCTTCCCATTGAACAACTTGCCCGCGCAGCAAAAAACCTTGGAAAAGGCAAGTGGGAAGCGGGTGAATATGTTGTTCTGCTTCAACGCAAGGACGAGATAGGCGAACTGGCCAAAGCATTTAACAATATGCAGACTCAACTCAGAAATCTTTTCTTTCGTCTTGAACAGCGCCTTGCCGAACTCAAGCTAACCCAGAAGGCTTTAAAACAGAGTGAAGAACATTACCGGAGCCTATTCGACGGTGTTCCCGTAGGGCTCTATCGCACGACACCGGATGGCAATATTCTCGATTCAAATCCGACCCTAGTTAAAATTCTCGGGTATCCTGATCGTCAAACTTTTTTAGGTCGTAATGCACAGGATTTATATGTCCACCCGGAAGACCGAAATCGGTGGAAAATGCAAATTGAAACTCAACAAAGCAGCGAGGGTTTTGAAATTCAGATGCGCCAGTACAATGGAACGGTCATTTGGGTGGAAAATTTTTCTCGAATTGTCCGGAACGCTGACGGTGGTATACTTTACTATGAAGGAAGCCTGATTGACGTTACCGAAAGGAAAAAACTCGAAGCCCAATTGCAGTATGCCCAAAGGATGGAGTCGATTGGAACTCTTGCAGGCGGTATTGCGCATGATTTTAACAACCTAATGATGGGAATCCAGGGAAACATTTCGCTGCTGCTTTTTGATATTGACCGTTCATTTCCACACTATAAAAAACTGAAAAATATAGAAGAAAGTATTAAAAGCGGAGCCAGGCTGACCAGTCAGCTGCTCGGTTATGCCAGAAAGGGAAAATATGAAGTCAGACGCCTTGCTTTGAACCAGATCGTAGCAGCTAGTGCTGAAACATTTGGTCGTACCCGAAAAGAGATTACGATTAACCTTCGGCCTGTATCAGACCTGCATGAGATCGAGGCGGACAGAACCCAGATAGAACAGGTTCTTTTCAACCTATTTATTAATGCTGCCGATGCCATGCCAGGGAAAGGCGACCTTTCTCTTAAGACCATGAACGTTAGCCGGAATGATATGGTGAATAAGCCATACAAGCCTGCAGCAGCCAATTATGTGATGCTGCAGGTGACCGATACCGGTGAAGGCATGGATACCAAAACGCTGGAACGCATTTTTGATCCTTTTTTTACCACAAAGGGATTGGGCAGAGGTACGGGTTTAGGCTTGGCATCAGTATATGGCATCATTAAAGCCCATGGCGGATACATCGATGTCGAATCCGAGCAAGGTGTCGGGACGACCTTTTATCTTTATTTTCCGGCATTGGATAAAACGGATAGTCATACCCACATCTCCGACGAGGGCCCTGCCCGGGTTAAACCGGGAAAGGGTATGATTTTGCTGGTTGACGATGAGGAAATTATCATGGATGTCAGCACTGATATGCTTGAAAAATTAGGTTATGGAGTGCTTAAAGCCGTCAGCGGTAACAAAGCGATTGCAGCATATCAAGCCAACAGCGTTGAGATTGACTTGGTCATCCTGGATTTGATTATGCCGAAAATGAGTGGCGGTGAAGTCTATGACAAATTGAAGAAAATCAACCCCCAAGTGAAAGTACTTCTTTCCAGCGGCTACAGTATTGACGGTCAGGCCACGGAAATACTGGGTCGGGGCTGCAATGGCTTTATTCAAAAGCCCTTTAATATGGAGGAGCTTTCAATGAAAGTAAATAAAATCTTGGATTCAAAGAAAGGAGGATAG
- a CDS encoding rubrerythrin family protein → MNKTEQNLLEAFAGESQANRKYLAFAKQADKEGKSQAAKLFRAAAKAETVHAHAHLRALGEIKSTAENLKEAIAGETHEFKEMYPAMIQTAKQEGYKKAERSFTYANAVEKVHADLYQKTLDSLDHPQEVECYYVCSVCGYTCENEPPHECPVCKAKAKAFFKVD, encoded by the coding sequence ATGAACAAGACAGAACAGAATCTTTTAGAGGCATTTGCCGGGGAGTCCCAGGCCAATCGAAAATACCTCGCCTTTGCCAAGCAGGCGGACAAGGAAGGTAAATCTCAGGCTGCAAAACTGTTCAGGGCAGCCGCCAAGGCTGAGACAGTGCATGCCCATGCCCATCTCCGGGCACTCGGGGAAATAAAGAGCACTGCGGAAAACCTCAAAGAAGCCATCGCCGGTGAAACGCATGAATTCAAAGAGATGTACCCTGCCATGATTCAAACAGCCAAACAAGAGGGATACAAGAAAGCAGAGCGGTCATTTACCTACGCCAATGCGGTTGAAAAGGTCCATGCGGATCTTTATCAAAAAACCCTGGACAGCCTGGATCACCCTCAAGAGGTCGAATGTTATTATGTTTGCTCCGTGTGCGGGTATACCTGCGAAAACGAACCTCCGCATGAGTGTCCGGTCTGTAAAGCCAAGGCGAAGGCCTTTTTCAAAGTTGACTAA